Proteins co-encoded in one Pseudoxanthobacter soli DSM 19599 genomic window:
- a CDS encoding NAD(P)(+) transhydrogenase (Re/Si-specific) subunit beta — protein sequence MNANLAALLYLVSGVLFILALRGLSSPATSRRGNLMGMSGMAIAVLTTLAVARPSPGAFALIVLALAIGGGIGAVTARRIPMTAMPQLVAAFHSLVGLAAVFVAAGALYAPEAFGIGDPGSIHGASLVEMSLGVAIGAITFTGSVIAFLKLDGRMSGKPILLPARHAINLGLAVLLIILIVAFVRTESHALFWLITLVSLVLGGLIIVPIGGADMPVVVSMLNSYSGWAAAGIGFTLGNTALIITGALVGSSGAILSYIMCKGMNRSFVSVILGGFGGETAAAAGGGAKESRPVKQGSAEDAAFVMKNASKVIIVPGYGMAVAQAQHALREMADKLKEEGVEVKYAIHPVAGRMPGHMNVLLAEANVPYDEVFELEDINSEFAQADVAYVIGANDVTNPAAKSDPASPIFGMPVLDVEKAKTVLFIKRGMGSGYAGVENELFFRDNTLMLFGDAKKMTEEIVKNL from the coding sequence ATGAACGCCAATCTCGCGGCTCTGCTCTATCTCGTTTCCGGGGTGCTGTTCATCCTGGCATTGCGCGGGCTTTCCAGCCCCGCCACCTCCCGTCGTGGCAACCTCATGGGCATGTCGGGCATGGCGATCGCCGTGCTCACCACGCTCGCCGTGGCGCGTCCCTCGCCGGGCGCGTTCGCGCTGATCGTGCTGGCGCTCGCCATCGGCGGCGGCATCGGCGCCGTCACCGCCCGGCGCATTCCCATGACGGCGATGCCCCAGCTCGTCGCGGCCTTCCACTCGCTGGTCGGCCTCGCGGCGGTGTTCGTGGCGGCCGGCGCGCTCTATGCGCCGGAAGCCTTCGGCATCGGCGATCCCGGTTCCATCCACGGCGCCAGCCTCGTGGAAATGTCGCTCGGCGTCGCCATCGGCGCGATCACCTTCACCGGCTCGGTCATCGCCTTCCTCAAGCTCGATGGCCGCATGAGCGGCAAGCCGATCCTGCTGCCGGCGCGCCATGCCATCAATCTCGGCCTCGCCGTGCTGCTGATCATCCTGATCGTGGCATTCGTGCGCACCGAGAGCCACGCGCTGTTCTGGCTGATCACGCTGGTCTCGCTGGTGCTCGGCGGCCTCATCATCGTGCCGATCGGTGGCGCCGACATGCCGGTGGTGGTCTCCATGCTCAACTCCTATTCGGGTTGGGCGGCGGCCGGCATCGGCTTCACGCTGGGCAACACCGCGCTCATCATCACCGGCGCGCTGGTCGGCTCGTCGGGCGCGATCCTCAGCTACATCATGTGCAAGGGCATGAACCGCTCGTTCGTGTCGGTGATCCTCGGCGGCTTCGGCGGCGAGACGGCGGCCGCGGCCGGCGGTGGCGCCAAGGAAAGCCGCCCGGTGAAGCAGGGCTCGGCCGAAGACGCCGCCTTCGTCATGAAGAACGCGTCCAAGGTCATCATCGTGCCCGGCTACGGCATGGCGGTCGCCCAGGCGCAGCACGCGCTGCGCGAGATGGCCGACAAGCTGAAGGAGGAAGGCGTCGAGGTGAAGTACGCCATCCATCCGGTCGCCGGGCGTATGCCGGGCCACATGAACGTGCTGCTCGCCGAGGCGAACGTGCCCTATGACGAGGTGTTCGAACTGGAGGACATCAACTCCGAGTTCGCCCAGGCCGACGTCGCCTACGTGATCGGCGCCAACGACGTGACCAACCCAGCCGCCAAGTCCGACCCGGCCTCGCCGATCTTCGGCATGCCGGTGCTGGACGTGGAGAAGGCCAAGACCGTGCTGTTCATCAAGCGCGGCATGGGCTCCGGCTATGCCGGCGTCGAGAACGAGCTGTTCTTCCGCGACAACACGCTGATGCTGTTCGGCGACGCCAAGAAGATGACCGAGGAAATCGTCAAGAACCTCTGA
- a CDS encoding aa3-type cytochrome c oxidase subunit IV, which translates to MTAMDYAAHEATYSTFLGMVKWSVIGLVILMALMGFFLT; encoded by the coding sequence ATGACGGCGATGGACTACGCGGCCCACGAAGCGACCTATTCGACTTTTCTCGGGATGGTGAAGTGGTCGGTGATCGGCCTCGTCATTCTCATGGCCCTGATGGGTTTCTTCCTGACCTGA
- a CDS encoding ABC1 kinase family protein, with protein sequence MADDRVDQERNRFTARAARYARVGTDISGVATRIMGARLLGRELDAEKTAADIAGALGGLKGPLMKVAQLLSTIPEAVPPEYAAALANLQSNAPPMGWAFVKRRMMAELGPAWEKRYRSFEKEPAAAASLGQVHRAVGLDGADLAVKLQYPDMESAVEADLKQFSALLAIHRRMRPAIDTREIAEEVGARLREELDYRREARHAALYRIILGEEPGIRVPAIVPELSTKRLLTMGWLEGRPMLAFKDRPLEDRNRLAETMFRAWWHPFARFGTIHGDPHLGNYTVFEEDGRPAGINLLDYGCIRIFPPRFVAGVIQLYRGLQAGNEDEVVAAYEVWGFRNLNRDLIETLNIWARFIYGPLLEDRVRPIAEGVSAAEYGRREAFTVAKRLKELGPVTVPREFVFMDRAALGLGGVFLHLEAELNFHRLFEAAIADFKPGLLAARQEAALQGVGLAEVPA encoded by the coding sequence GTGGCGGACGACAGGGTGGACCAGGAACGCAACCGCTTCACCGCCCGGGCGGCGCGCTATGCCCGCGTCGGCACCGACATCTCCGGCGTGGCGACCCGCATCATGGGCGCGCGGCTCCTCGGCCGCGAACTCGACGCGGAGAAGACGGCGGCCGACATCGCCGGCGCGCTCGGCGGCCTCAAGGGGCCGCTGATGAAGGTGGCGCAGCTGCTCTCGACGATTCCCGAAGCCGTTCCCCCGGAATATGCCGCCGCGCTCGCCAACCTCCAGTCGAACGCGCCGCCGATGGGCTGGGCCTTCGTCAAGCGCCGCATGATGGCCGAACTCGGCCCTGCGTGGGAAAAGCGCTACCGCTCGTTCGAGAAGGAACCCGCCGCCGCCGCCTCTCTCGGCCAGGTCCACCGCGCCGTCGGGCTCGACGGCGCCGACCTCGCCGTCAAGCTGCAATATCCCGACATGGAATCGGCGGTCGAGGCCGACCTGAAGCAGTTCTCCGCGCTGCTCGCGATCCACCGCCGCATGCGTCCGGCCATCGACACCCGCGAGATCGCCGAGGAAGTCGGCGCGCGCCTGCGTGAGGAACTCGACTATCGCCGCGAGGCGCGCCACGCCGCGCTCTACCGCATCATCCTCGGCGAGGAACCCGGCATCCGCGTGCCGGCGATCGTGCCGGAACTCTCCACCAAGCGGCTGCTCACCATGGGCTGGCTCGAAGGCCGGCCGATGCTGGCGTTCAAGGACCGGCCGCTCGAAGACCGCAACCGGCTGGCGGAAACCATGTTCCGCGCGTGGTGGCACCCGTTCGCCCGCTTCGGCACCATCCACGGCGACCCGCACCTCGGCAACTACACGGTGTTCGAGGAAGACGGCCGGCCTGCCGGCATCAACCTGCTCGATTATGGCTGCATCCGCATCTTTCCGCCGCGCTTCGTGGCCGGCGTCATCCAGCTCTATCGCGGGCTCCAGGCCGGCAACGAGGACGAGGTGGTCGCAGCCTACGAGGTGTGGGGCTTCCGCAACCTCAACCGCGACCTGATCGAGACCCTCAATATCTGGGCGCGCTTCATCTACGGCCCGCTGCTGGAAGACAGGGTGCGGCCCATCGCCGAGGGCGTCAGCGCGGCCGAATATGGCCGCCGGGAAGCATTCACGGTGGCGAAGCGGCTGAAGGAACTCGGGCCGGTCACGGTGCCGCGCGAGTTCGTGTTCATGGACCGCGCCGCGCTCGGCCTCGGCGGCGTGTTCCTCCACCTCGAAGCCGAACTCAACTTCCACCGCCTGTTCGAGGCCGCCATCGCCGATTTCAAGCCCGGTCTGCTGGCCGCCCGTCAGGAGGCCGCGCTGCAGGGCGTCGGGCTCGCCGAAGTCCCGGCCTGA
- a CDS encoding LysR family transcriptional regulator translates to MSDLTDLEIFVRVVTNGSLSAAGREMGLSPAVVSKRMNKLEERLGTRLLQRTTRQVSVTEAGQGFFERVSAIIAAVGEAEAYVTGDSALARGVLRVSAPTSFGRLHVAPHLGRFIEANPAVVVDLDLSDSFVDLVGEGVDVAIRIGELMDSSLVARRLADVHRVMCAAPAYLARHGQPETIADLDRHACLATRQQDPWRLEGPEGSVAVRVSGPLRTNSNEVVREAVIAGMGIALRSTWDVGAELGSGALQVVLPDYHASRRVGVHAVYPSRRFLPAKVRLFIDFLADLYGPEPYWDSGLDTIPGLGAALQGTPRG, encoded by the coding sequence GTGTCTGATCTGACGGATCTCGAAATCTTCGTGCGCGTCGTCACCAACGGCAGCCTTTCGGCGGCGGGCCGCGAGATGGGGCTGTCGCCGGCGGTGGTCTCCAAGCGCATGAACAAGCTCGAGGAGCGCCTTGGCACCCGGCTGCTCCAGCGCACGACGCGTCAGGTGTCCGTGACCGAGGCAGGGCAGGGCTTCTTCGAGCGCGTGTCGGCCATCATCGCCGCCGTGGGCGAGGCGGAGGCCTACGTCACCGGGGATTCCGCGCTCGCCCGGGGCGTGCTCCGCGTCTCGGCGCCGACCTCGTTCGGCCGCCTGCACGTCGCGCCGCACCTCGGCCGTTTCATAGAGGCGAACCCGGCGGTGGTGGTCGATCTCGACCTGTCGGATTCCTTCGTCGACCTCGTCGGCGAGGGCGTCGACGTCGCGATCCGGATCGGCGAGCTGATGGATTCGAGCCTCGTGGCGCGCCGCCTTGCGGACGTTCACCGCGTGATGTGCGCAGCACCCGCCTATCTCGCCCGCCATGGCCAGCCGGAGACCATCGCGGATCTCGACCGCCATGCCTGCCTCGCCACGCGGCAGCAGGACCCGTGGCGGCTGGAGGGGCCCGAAGGCTCCGTCGCGGTGCGGGTTTCCGGTCCGCTCAGGACCAACTCCAACGAAGTCGTGCGCGAGGCGGTGATCGCCGGCATGGGGATCGCGCTGCGCTCGACCTGGGATGTCGGCGCCGAACTTGGCTCCGGCGCGCTTCAGGTGGTGCTGCCCGACTATCACGCCTCCCGGCGGGTCGGCGTCCACGCCGTCTATCCGAGCCGCCGCTTCCTGCCCGCCAAGGTGCGGCTGTTCATCGACTTCCTCGCCGACCTCTACGGCCCGGAACCCTATTGGGACAGCGGTCTCGACACCATTCCCGGCCTCGGCGCCGCCCTGCAGGGCACACCGCGCGGCTAG
- a CDS encoding Re/Si-specific NAD(P)(+) transhydrogenase subunit alpha: MKIAVPKETVDAEPRVAATPDTVKRFIALGATVSVETGAGKASRIPDGEYEAVGATIAPDAATALADADIVLKVRRPTSDEIRLIKSGALVVATLDPYGNAEALAELAGAGITSVAMELMPRITRAQVMDVLSSQANLAGYQAVIDAAAEYDRALPMMMTAAGTVPAARVFVMGAGVAGLQAIATARRLGAVVTATDVRPASKEQVASLGAKFVAVEDEEFKQAETAAGYAKPMSAEYQAKQAALVAEHIKKQDIVITTALIPGRAAPRLITAEMLASMKPGSVVVDLAVERGGNVEGSVAGEVVTVGDVKIVGHRNVSGRIAASASQLYAKNLYAFVETLIDKATKNLAINWDDELVKATVITRDGAVVHPAFAAA, translated from the coding sequence ATGAAGATCGCCGTTCCCAAAGAAACGGTCGACGCGGAACCGCGCGTCGCCGCGACTCCCGACACCGTCAAGCGCTTCATCGCCCTCGGCGCGACGGTGAGCGTTGAGACGGGCGCGGGGAAGGCCTCGCGCATTCCGGACGGCGAATATGAAGCCGTCGGCGCCACCATCGCTCCCGACGCGGCCACGGCGCTTGCCGATGCCGACATCGTGCTCAAGGTGCGCCGCCCGACCTCCGACGAAATCAGGCTCATCAAGTCCGGCGCGCTGGTGGTCGCCACGCTCGACCCCTACGGCAATGCCGAGGCGCTGGCCGAACTCGCCGGCGCCGGCATCACGTCGGTCGCGATGGAGCTGATGCCGCGCATCACCCGCGCCCAGGTGATGGACGTGCTGTCGTCCCAGGCGAACCTCGCCGGCTACCAGGCCGTGATCGACGCCGCCGCCGAATATGACCGCGCGCTGCCGATGATGATGACGGCGGCCGGCACGGTTCCGGCGGCCCGCGTGTTCGTGATGGGCGCCGGCGTCGCCGGCCTCCAGGCGATCGCCACGGCGCGCCGCCTCGGTGCCGTCGTCACCGCGACTGACGTGCGCCCGGCCTCGAAGGAGCAGGTCGCCTCGCTCGGCGCCAAGTTCGTCGCCGTCGAGGACGAGGAATTCAAGCAGGCCGAGACCGCCGCCGGCTACGCCAAGCCGATGTCGGCGGAATATCAGGCCAAGCAGGCGGCCCTCGTCGCCGAGCACATCAAGAAGCAGGACATCGTCATCACCACGGCGCTGATTCCCGGCCGTGCCGCGCCCCGGCTGATCACGGCCGAGATGCTGGCTTCGATGAAGCCGGGTTCGGTGGTGGTCGATCTCGCGGTCGAGCGCGGCGGCAACGTCGAAGGCTCGGTGGCGGGCGAAGTGGTGACGGTCGGCGACGTGAAGATCGTCGGCCACAGGAACGTTTCCGGCCGCATCGCGGCCTCCGCGTCCCAGCTCTACGCCAAGAACCTCTACGCCTTCGTCGAGACCCTGATCGACAAGGCCACGAAGAACCTCGCCATCAACTGGGACGACGAACTCGTCAAGGCGACCGTGATCACCCGCGACGGCGCGGTGGTGCATCCGGCCTTCGCCGCGGCCTGA
- a CDS encoding DUF6790 family protein, with product MAMVFWVPILAWVVALVAAGVALGRGPRPITPYRIARALLRYVLLIPLGLLGLWGFTGHVFVPDQVAASIGWAPSPFQLEVGVANLGIGVTAIIAAFRKELGFSMAVGIMALCFLGGAGIGHLIQIEQTADMAAGNAGPILYTDFITPIAVIVLVALVRILPGGRSEA from the coding sequence ATGGCGATGGTTTTCTGGGTGCCGATTCTGGCCTGGGTGGTCGCGCTGGTCGCGGCCGGCGTCGCGCTCGGCCGCGGGCCGCGTCCGATCACGCCCTACCGCATCGCCCGGGCGCTGCTGCGCTATGTGCTGCTGATCCCGCTCGGCCTGCTCGGCCTGTGGGGCTTCACCGGCCACGTCTTCGTGCCCGATCAGGTCGCGGCCTCCATCGGCTGGGCGCCGAGCCCGTTCCAGCTCGAGGTCGGCGTCGCCAATCTCGGCATCGGCGTCACCGCCATCATCGCCGCCTTCCGCAAGGAACTCGGCTTCTCCATGGCGGTCGGGATCATGGCGCTCTGCTTCCTCGGCGGTGCCGGAATCGGCCATCTCATCCAGATCGAGCAGACGGCCGACATGGCCGCCGGCAATGCCGGCCCGATCCTCTACACCGACTTCATCACCCCCATCGCCGTCATCGTGCTCGTCGCCCTCGTGCGCATCCTGCCCGGCGGCCGGTCCGAAGCCTGA
- a CDS encoding proton-translocating transhydrogenase family protein produces MDTVAQSDALQQARAAADLARIAAEEARAAADAAQAYADQIAHGASGAGDAIAHGLSAVTGGAIDPFVFRLSIFVLAIFVGYYVVWSVTPALHTPLMSVTNAISSVIVVGALLSVGVDLAVGPGAVWARGFGFLALVMAAVNIFGGFMVTSRMLAMYRKKG; encoded by the coding sequence ATGGACACCGTTGCGCAGAGCGACGCTCTTCAACAGGCCCGCGCGGCCGCCGACCTCGCCCGCATCGCGGCCGAGGAGGCGCGCGCCGCGGCCGATGCCGCCCAGGCCTATGCCGACCAGATCGCCCACGGCGCCTCCGGTGCCGGCGACGCCATCGCCCACGGCCTCAGCGCCGTGACCGGCGGGGCGATCGATCCGTTCGTGTTCCGCCTGTCGATCTTCGTGCTGGCGATCTTCGTCGGCTACTACGTGGTGTGGTCGGTGACGCCCGCGCTGCACACGCCGCTGATGTCGGTCACCAACGCGATCTCGTCGGTCATCGTCGTCGGCGCGCTCCTGTCCGTCGGCGTCGACCTCGCCGTCGGCCCCGGCGCCGTCTGGGCGCGGGGATTCGGCTTCCTGGCTCTGGTCATGGCCGCCGTCAACATCTTCGGCGGCTTCATGGTCACAAGCCGGATGCTCGCCATGTACCGCAAGAAGGGCTGA